Proteins from a single region of Nerophis ophidion isolate RoL-2023_Sa linkage group LG10, RoL_Noph_v1.0, whole genome shotgun sequence:
- the gcc1 gene encoding GRIP and coiled-coil domain-containing protein 1 translates to MEKFGMSFGGGPSRKELLEVIESQKKQLVQYQTRFKDVVCAYKSLLKEKDALEASLKVLSVSQDVNQNQEFLDEALVLEEDCKNVSGDAPEPGKEVLEEDVAEPGVLTRSEAQTVDSGGLVVDQHQATPTDNGEVERRVIQLKNQLSTLTSALATVTQEKSRMEASFQADKRQLKQEVDELQDRLTAVTTQQEAELRGLQQQLAESRVRVIMQQHEREQEQSDQLQQLQELQKILQQERDLRQDTELRLHEANAASHAVDRESEFEVHLKQMREEKDDLRKQLHAAKEEQDKPDPRLEQLQQELSELKKRLQDQIHHDNHKASQEEEHTRERAHGTELRMAALEQRVSELSDLLGSCEKARQRDQQAAQKLRERIVQLDTENKTLAIAASSRSVYDSSLDDSQLDVTALKEKLERVKKLLLAAQRNPHQTLNTKNDGEAEPGEDAAVYQQELRQLKDEFERYKNRAHVTSKGKNAKDGSQARELEEVREQLVDLREKYINLRIESDKAAAAHRQKLDQHQQHVAALLHGHRQEVERNESLYRESLLSLEAELHKQRERTMALLGEKDQELERLRATALTHASLVQSAGVVSKFEENGYAEDGETDAIGHALWRAMPTEPTLLLYAEQFARKEVEASSLRRQKRQLEEDIHQLHAKILANAERHDEENHKLQAQVEKLVRDQKREGSNMEYLKNVIFKFLTLQDTSGRQQTLNAILSILHFSAQEKHSVLKQQGASWWSSNKR, encoded by the exons ATGGAAAAGTTTGGAATGAGTTTTGGGGGCGGTCCGAGCCGGAAAGAGCTTCTGGAAGTTATTGAGAGCCAGAAGAAGCAGCTGGTTCAGTACCAAACCCGCTTCAAGGATGTTGTCTGTGCATACAAGAGTCTGTTAAAGGAAAAGGACGCCCTTGAGGCTAGTCTGAAGGTCTTGAGCGTGTCCCAAGATGTTAATCAGAACCAGGAGTTTTTGGACGAGGCCTTGGTCTTAGAGGAGGATTGTAAAAACGTATCCGGTGACGCTCCAGAGCCCGGCAAAGAAGTGCTAGAGGAAGATGTGGCAGAACCAGGAGTTCTGACCAGGTCAGAAGCACAGACTGTTGACAGTGGCGGCTTGGTGGTGGATCAGCACCAAGCCACACCCACTGACAATGGGGAGGTGGAGCGCCGAGTCATCCAGCTCAAGAACCAGTTGAGCACACTTACCAGTGCCTTGGCCACAGTGACGCAGGAGAAGTCGCGCATGGAGGCCAGCTTTCAGGCGGACAAACGGCAACTGAAGCAGGAGGTGGATGAACTTCAGGACCGCCTTACTGCTGTGACAACGCAGCAGGAGGCGGAGCTCCGTGGCCTCCAGCAGCAGTTGGCGGAGAGCCGCGTTCGCGTGATAATGCAGCAGCACGAGCGAGAGCAAGAGCAGAGCGACCAGTTGCAGCAGCTGCAGGAACTACAGAAGATCCTGCAGCAGGAGCGAGACCTGAGACAAGACACTGAGCTCCGCCTCCACGAGGCCAACGCGGCCTCGCATGCTGTGGACCGCGAGTCTGAATTTGAGGTCCACCTGAAACAGATGAGAGAGGAGAAAGATGATCTGAGGAAACAGTTGCATGCAGCCAAGGAGGAACAGGACAAACCAGATCCCAGACTGGAGCAGCTGCAACAGGAGCTGAGCGAGCTGAAGAAGCGTCTCCAGGACCAGATACACCATGACAACCACAAG GCAAGTCAAGAGGAGGAGCACACTCGTGAGCGTGCCCACGGCACAGAGTTGCGGATGGCCGCTCTGGAGCAGCGCGTGTCGGAGCTGTCGGATCTTCTTGGTTCTTGTGAGAAGGCACGCCAGCGAGACCAGCAGGCGGCACAGAAGCTTCGAGAACGGATTGTGCAGCTGGACACAGAGAACAAAACGCTCGCCATCGCTGCCTCCAGTAGGTCAGTGTACGACTCTAGCCTGGATGACTCCCAGCTGGATGTGACGGCACTGAAAGAGAAACTGGAGAGGGTGAAGAAGTTACTACTGGCGGCTCAAAGGAATCCACACCAGACGCTCAACACCAAGAATGACGGCGAGGCGGAACCTGGCGAAGACGCCGCCGTGTACCAGCAAGAGCTTCGGCAGCTGAAGGATGAGTTTGAGCGTTACAAGAACAGAGCACATGTGACGTCCAAGGGCAAAAACGCCAAAGATGGCAGCCAGGCCCGAGAGCTGGAGGAAGTCCGCGAGCAGCTGGTGGACCTGAGGGAGAAGTACATCAACCTGCGCATTGAGAGCGACAAGGCTGCCGCCGCACACCGCCAAAAACTAGACCAACACCAGCAGCATGTGGCGGCGCTGCTGCATGGCCACAGACAGGAAGTGGAACGTAACGAGTCGTTGTACCGTGAATCGCTGCTCAGTCTGGAGGCAGAGCTACACAAACAGAGGGAGAGGACGATGGCGCTACTGGGCGAAAAAGACCAGGAATTGGAGCGTTTAAGAGCCACAGCGCTGACCCACGCCTCCCTCGTACAAAGTGCGGGCGTCGTCAGCAAGTTCGAGGAGAACGGTTATGCGGAGGACGGCGAGACGGACGCTATCGGCCATGCACTGTGGCGCGCCATGCCCACTGAGCCCACGCTCCTGCTCTATGCTGAGCAGTTTGCCAGGAAGGAAGTGGAGGCTAGCTCCCTGAGGCGGCAGAAGCGCCAGCTGGAGGAGGACATCCACCAGTTGCACGCCAAAATTCTGGCCAACGCCGAACGCCACGACGAGGAGAATCACAAGCTCCAAGCACAGGTGGAAAAGTTGGTCCGTGACCAGAAGCGTGAGGGTTCCAACATGGAGTACCTGAAGAACGTCATCTTTAAGTTCCTCACCCTGCAGGACACCAGCGGGAGGCAGCAGACGCTCAACGCCATCCTCAGCATCCTTCATTTCAGTGCACAGGAAAAACATTCTGTCCTGAAGCAGCAGGGAGCGTCGTGGTGGAGCAGCAACAAGAGATGA